The proteins below are encoded in one region of Vicinamibacterales bacterium:
- a CDS encoding calcium-binding protein, whose amino-acid sequence MAGSPNAGCARKPHPRTWPTAVLDRLIEEAIVDAYGESEQTVGFFTMLEDHLAVPFATNVLDTAVIVERVDLTDDERIVAVCRRGRSRQRIGILDLPIPNPSPDGAEWIEAYRRWSGHRASREEDE is encoded by the coding sequence ATGGCAGGATCGCCCAACGCGGGATGCGCTCGGAAACCACATCCCCGCACGTGGCCTACGGCTGTCCTCGACCGCCTGATCGAGGAAGCGATCGTCGATGCCTACGGCGAGTCCGAACAGACGGTCGGGTTCTTCACGATGCTGGAGGATCACCTCGCGGTGCCGTTCGCGACGAACGTGCTCGATACGGCTGTCATCGTCGAACGTGTCGACTTGACGGATGACGAGCGCATCGTCGCCGTCTGCAGGCGTGGACGTTCACGCCAGCGGATCGGGATTCTCGACCTGCCGATTCCCAACCCGTCACCCGACGGCGCGGAGTGGATCGAGGCCTACCGACGTTGGTCGGGCCATCGCGCCAGCAGAGAAGAGGACGAGTAG